One bacterium genomic region harbors:
- a CDS encoding DUF72 domain-containing protein — protein sequence MNRRLYKRGMDRDMNTSGPGRRIRIGCSGWSYPHWRGRFYPEGMKQDEWFAFYSSSFDTVEINNTFYQLPQEDVFRRWEKQASGEFVYAVKVNRYLTHVKKLHNARDPLEKFIARVRLLGGKQGPLLYQLPPRWTKNYRRLESFLDLLPGDMIHVFEFRDQSWMSDDIFHLLDQHGCSFCIHDMPGLSCPRTVVGPVCYLRFHGTQGKYQGGYSEPALKEWAAWIEEQAGDVYAYFNNDALAHAVYDARQLKDYLKSSLSR from the coding sequence ATGAACAGGAGGTTATACAAGAGAGGGATGGATCGGGACATGAATACGAGCGGACCCGGAAGAAGAATCAGGATTGGCTGCTCCGGATGGAGCTATCCTCACTGGAGGGGACGGTTTTATCCGGAAGGAATGAAGCAGGATGAGTGGTTTGCTTTTTATAGCTCTTCCTTCGACACTGTCGAAATTAACAACACCTTTTACCAATTGCCGCAAGAGGATGTTTTTCGCCGATGGGAGAAGCAAGCCAGTGGAGAATTCGTCTATGCTGTCAAGGTTAACCGCTATCTTACCCACGTGAAAAAGCTTCATAATGCCCGTGATCCCCTGGAGAAGTTCATTGCCCGTGTCCGACTGCTGGGAGGGAAACAGGGACCGCTTCTCTATCAGCTGCCACCCCGCTGGACAAAAAATTATCGAAGGCTGGAAAGCTTTCTCGATCTGTTGCCCGGGGATATGATTCATGTGTTCGAATTTCGGGACCAATCCTGGATGTCGGATGACATTTTCCATCTTCTGGATCAGCACGGATGCTCGTTCTGTATCCATGATATGCCCGGTTTGAGCTGCCCCCGCACGGTTGTGGGGCCGGTCTGCTATCTTCGCTTCCACGGGACTCAAGGGAAGTATCAGGGAGGATACTCCGAGCCCGCTCTGAAAGAGTGGGCTGCATGGATTGAAGAACAGGCAGGAGATGTCTACGCCTATTTTAACAACGATGCTCTGGCCCATGCTGTTTACGATGCCAGGCAACTGAAGGATTATCTCAAGAGCAGTCTGAGCCGATAA